The following proteins are co-located in the Haloplanus sp. HW8-1 genome:
- a CDS encoding PAS domain-containing protein yields the protein MVSSVHVLHVDDDPSFGELVAEFLDREGDQFEISTATSANEGLEYLTDDSHAVDCIVSDFDMPHTSGIEFLEDVRDDHPELPFILFTGKGSEDVASDAISAGATDYLQKGGGTDQYTVLANRIHNAVDQYRSRRRAAEHERITDVMRDLHRALVYADTVEKIERGVCEILSDADPYLTACIAGVDPNTMQIEPRTWAGKDAGYFETLDMCIDANSPGRHAPGGRAYHEREIAISQNIPDDPEYEEWRKQAIKRGFRALAVVPLEHNDGLYGLLAVFADRRYAFDEQEQELLAELGDDIAHAMHAQQVQADLRNRDRAINEAPVGVTITDPEQPDNPTVYVNDEFTKVTGYTPNDILGENHHRILQGPETNEEPVAEIREAIDSKERVTVELRNYRKNGDLFWNRVSVAPVYDSEGELANYIGFQEGVTDRKESEQQLRRNELRFEALFNDPNLLVGLLETDGTVVDVNETAVEYIEADRDAVIGEPFWTTPWWGDEMRPVISEKVEQAAAGRYVEYDADLTKPNGNQYSVTGVIRPVTDESGDVVSLIVSARDVTDRVSRERILDSILEHTTVPMFLKSRAGEYILVNDAFRSLFNLDGTDVHGQTDADLFDREMASEVQKNDRRVLETGDPLEIEERIIVDGDERVYLSSKTPVYDIGTASDPDSPVAIFGVASDITDRGRPQSDQ from the coding sequence ATGGTTAGCTCCGTCCACGTTCTCCATGTGGACGACGACCCCAGTTTTGGAGAGTTGGTGGCGGAGTTCCTCGACCGAGAGGGTGACCAATTCGAGATCAGTACTGCGACCAGCGCCAACGAGGGTCTCGAATACCTCACCGATGACAGTCACGCAGTCGATTGTATTGTGAGCGATTTTGATATGCCACACACGAGCGGGATCGAATTCCTCGAAGACGTCCGCGACGACCATCCCGAACTCCCGTTCATTTTATTCACCGGCAAAGGCTCCGAAGATGTCGCTAGCGACGCTATCTCGGCTGGTGCAACCGATTACCTCCAGAAAGGTGGCGGTACCGACCAATACACGGTACTCGCGAATCGGATTCACAATGCCGTCGATCAGTATCGGTCCCGACGCCGAGCCGCTGAACACGAGCGTATCACTGATGTAATGCGAGATCTCCATCGTGCCCTCGTCTACGCTGACACCGTCGAGAAGATTGAACGTGGCGTCTGCGAGATACTGAGCGACGCTGACCCGTATCTGACAGCCTGTATCGCGGGTGTCGATCCCAACACGATGCAGATTGAGCCACGAACCTGGGCCGGGAAGGATGCCGGCTATTTCGAGACGCTAGATATGTGTATCGACGCGAACTCTCCAGGTCGTCACGCCCCCGGTGGCCGGGCCTATCACGAGCGTGAGATTGCCATCTCTCAGAACATTCCGGACGATCCAGAGTACGAAGAATGGCGCAAACAGGCCATCAAGCGAGGCTTCCGGGCGCTCGCAGTCGTCCCATTAGAGCATAACGATGGCCTCTACGGTCTCTTGGCGGTGTTTGCCGACCGCCGCTACGCGTTCGATGAGCAGGAACAGGAACTACTCGCAGAATTGGGGGACGATATCGCTCACGCGATGCATGCACAACAGGTGCAGGCTGATCTACGAAACCGTGACCGAGCGATCAATGAGGCGCCCGTCGGAGTTACTATCACCGACCCCGAACAACCGGACAATCCGACAGTTTATGTCAACGATGAGTTTACTAAGGTGACCGGATATACACCGAACGATATCCTCGGTGAGAACCACCACCGGATACTGCAGGGGCCGGAGACCAACGAAGAACCGGTGGCGGAAATACGAGAGGCCATCGATTCCAAAGAACGCGTGACGGTCGAGCTTCGAAATTATCGGAAGAACGGAGACCTGTTCTGGAATCGTGTCTCGGTCGCTCCAGTCTACGACAGCGAGGGAGAACTGGCAAATTACATCGGATTTCAAGAAGGAGTCACCGACCGCAAGGAGTCCGAACAACAGTTACGTCGAAACGAACTTCGATTTGAGGCGCTGTTCAACGACCCGAATCTGCTGGTCGGTCTACTGGAAACCGATGGAACAGTCGTTGACGTGAACGAGACGGCGGTAGAGTACATCGAGGCCGACCGAGACGCCGTGATCGGCGAACCGTTCTGGACGACACCGTGGTGGGGCGACGAGATGCGACCGGTCATCAGCGAGAAGGTCGAACAGGCGGCAGCGGGACGATACGTCGAATATGACGCCGATCTGACGAAGCCGAACGGTAACCAATATAGCGTCACTGGCGTGATTCGCCCCGTAACAGACGAGAGTGGTGACGTGGTTTCGCTTATCGTGTCCGCCCGTGACGTGACGGATCGGGTTAGCCGCGAGCGGATACTCGATTCAATCCTCGAACACACAACGGTGCCGATGTTTCTGAAAAGTCGGGCTGGAGAGTACATTTTGGTTAATGACGCGTTCCGAAGTCTGTTCAACCTTGACGGCACAGATGTGCACGGACAGACAGATGCCGATCTCTTTGATCGGGAGATGGCGTCTGAGGTACAAAAGAACGACAGACGAGTCCTCGAAACGGGTGACCCCCTCGAAATCGAAGAGCGAATCATCGTTGACGGGGACGAGCGGGTTTATTTGAGTTCGAAGACACCGGTCTACGATATTGGAACCGCCTCGGATCCGGACAGTCCAGTTGCTATTTTCGGCGTTGCAAGCGATATTACTGACCGAGGCCGACCTCAATCCGATCAGTAG
- a CDS encoding monooxygenase family protein, producing MAPDFFAAPRMARELVSEPESGLIGNRTVLGPGIRNVGFVQYWESFKTLRDYARDSDHLHFPAWQEYYEDSTKEDAAVGIWHETYLIDPDEYETVYNNMPPFGLAASEETEIIPAADQHNTAAGRLGRTDGSDSPLEHSGEK from the coding sequence ATGGCTCCCGATTTTTTCGCTGCCCCGCGCATGGCCCGGGAACTGGTGTCGGAGCCAGAGTCAGGACTGATCGGGAATCGTACGGTTCTCGGTCCCGGCATCCGAAACGTCGGCTTCGTCCAGTACTGGGAATCCTTCAAGACTCTCCGTGACTACGCACGGGATAGCGATCATCTCCATTTCCCCGCTTGGCAGGAGTACTACGAAGACAGCACCAAGGAAGACGCCGCTGTCGGAATTTGGCACGAGACGTACCTCATCGATCCCGACGAGTACGAAACAGTCTACAACAATATGCCCCCATTCGGGCTGGCAGCGAGCGAGGAGACGGAAATCATACCAGCCGCGGATCAGCACAACACGGCAGCGGGCCGGCTTGGACGCACCGATGGGAGCGATTCGCCGCTAGAGCATTCCGGTGAGAAATAA
- a CDS encoding winged helix-turn-helix domain-containing protein, with translation MATREANWDTPLDTGGEVFALLGNPRKAWIYTYIDHHPATTIQAIVETLDLPQRTVYEYVDDLEAAGFIEQSNDGRPAEYTAHGIDLQLVAGDAERRITPELVEAIARRIRDDDVDTYIDRHGLDGLAVALDYVREYVGGSVTHRIMAREQELSPLEAGVILDALRPVVED, from the coding sequence ATGGCGACGAGAGAAGCGAACTGGGATACCCCACTCGATACTGGTGGCGAGGTGTTCGCGCTCCTCGGAAATCCCCGAAAAGCGTGGATCTACACCTATATCGACCATCACCCGGCGACGACGATTCAGGCTATCGTCGAAACCCTCGATCTCCCACAGCGAACGGTCTACGAATACGTCGACGACCTCGAAGCCGCAGGCTTCATCGAACAGTCGAACGACGGACGACCGGCGGAATATACGGCTCACGGGATCGACCTCCAACTGGTCGCAGGCGATGCCGAACGACGAATCACGCCGGAGCTAGTCGAGGCGATCGCCCGTCGAATACGGGATGACGACGTCGATACGTACATCGATCGCCACGGGCTCGACGGGCTCGCCGTCGCACTTGACTACGTCCGCGAATACGTCGGCGGGTCCGTCACACACCGGATTATGGCTCGTGAACAGGAACTCTCTCCCTTGGAAGCAGGCGTCATTCTGGATGCACTCCGCCCCGTCGTCGAGGACTGA
- a CDS encoding protein adenylyltransferase SelO, translated as MVFSFDTTYKDLDSNLYSRVTPKSIANPKILVLNDGLCADLGLDITKLNAKILAGQDRLEEPIAQAYAGHQYGSFTVLGDGRAMILGEHVHDGNRYDIQLKGSGRTPYSGRGDGNATVSSMLREYLYSYAMQNLNIKTSRGLAVVETDEAVERRQTEPGATLVRVMNSHIRYGTFQYVAGQASDELRRFTDYVIDRHYPQLNEKDRTYLEFFDAVMQSSIEMVVDWLRVGFIHGVMNTDNMSIDGETFDYGPCAFMNYYDEETVFSSIDKHGRYAFGNQRPVLRWNLERFAEALQPLCTQSALTYDEIEGKLDEFEDRFDAQYYTMMRRKLGINSDGEEELVDEFFEWLRKSNADYTNAFLELETPGTFDDPVFATAEFERLRNKLAAVGLDEELMQEANPRYIPRNYLVEEALDEYLETRYLSKFKRLLTVLENPYTSKEMGPQFQQPPPREFDAEYTTYCNT; from the coding sequence ATGGTCTTTTCATTTGATACCACTTACAAGGATTTAGACTCGAACCTCTATTCGAGAGTAACGCCCAAAAGTATCGCTAATCCCAAAATTTTGGTTCTTAATGACGGGCTATGTGCTGATCTTGGATTGGATATAACGAAGCTCAATGCTAAGATTCTAGCAGGCCAGGACCGCTTGGAAGAACCAATCGCCCAAGCATATGCAGGCCACCAGTATGGAAGTTTTACCGTCTTGGGCGATGGGAGAGCGATGATACTCGGCGAACATGTGCACGATGGTAATAGATACGATATTCAACTGAAAGGGTCTGGTCGAACGCCGTACTCCGGAAGAGGCGATGGTAACGCAACTGTCAGCTCGATGCTCAGAGAGTATCTGTATTCATATGCGATGCAGAATCTAAACATCAAAACATCGAGAGGTCTGGCAGTCGTCGAAACTGACGAAGCAGTCGAACGACGACAGACAGAACCTGGAGCCACCCTTGTCCGAGTGATGAACAGTCACATTCGATACGGGACCTTCCAGTACGTTGCAGGCCAGGCATCCGACGAACTACGGCGATTCACTGACTACGTTATTGACCGGCACTACCCGCAATTAAATGAAAAAGATCGTACGTACCTAGAGTTCTTCGATGCAGTCATGCAGTCGTCGATTGAGATGGTCGTTGACTGGTTACGTGTCGGATTCATTCATGGCGTCATGAATACGGACAATATGAGTATCGATGGAGAAACATTTGATTACGGACCCTGTGCCTTCATGAATTACTATGATGAGGAGACGGTGTTCAGCTCAATCGATAAGCACGGGCGATATGCATTCGGAAACCAGCGACCCGTCTTGCGGTGGAATCTCGAACGGTTCGCAGAGGCACTCCAACCGCTGTGTACACAGTCAGCGCTCACGTATGATGAAATCGAAGGCAAACTAGACGAGTTCGAGGATCGATTTGATGCGCAATACTACACGATGATGCGGAGGAAACTGGGGATCAACTCAGATGGCGAGGAAGAACTCGTCGATGAATTCTTCGAGTGGCTTCGCAAATCGAACGCAGACTATACCAATGCGTTCCTCGAATTAGAGACGCCCGGTACGTTTGATGACCCAGTGTTTGCAACTGCAGAATTCGAACGGCTTAGGAATAAGTTGGCTGCTGTCGGCCTAGATGAGGAGTTGATGCAGGAAGCCAATCCGCGGTATATCCCCCGCAACTACCTAGTTGAAGAGGCACTGGATGAGTATCTCGAAACCCGGTATCTATCCAAATTCAAGAGGTTACTGACCGTGTTGGAAAACCCCTATACATCGAAGGAGATGGGTCCACAATTCCAGCAACCACCGCCCCGAGAGTTCGATGCAGAGTATACAACGTACTGTAATACTTGA
- a CDS encoding type II toxin-antitoxin system HicB family antitoxin, with protein MSTDIDDPGDEESTLPVNISLSLGESGDMWVARDEDTGVTSQGQTREAALENLDEAVVGYHGAGESPSDEELRAMGIDPKQNTSGSLDESDVFQ; from the coding sequence ATGAGTACAGACATCGACGACCCCGGCGACGAGGAGTCCACACTACCGGTCAACATTTCACTATCGCTTGGCGAGAGCGGCGACATGTGGGTCGCTCGTGACGAAGACACAGGTGTCACGTCACAAGGACAGACCCGAGAGGCCGCGCTCGAAAACCTCGACGAGGCCGTTGTCGGCTATCACGGTGCCGGAGAGTCACCGAGCGACGAGGAGCTCCGTGCGATGGGAATTGACCCGAAACAGAACACCTCCGGGTCGCTGGACGAGTCTGACGTGTTCCAGTGA
- a CDS encoding type II toxin-antitoxin system HicA family toxin → MAHGPFSGKEIVKAMVNSGIYEWDRTNGDHAILRWEPPADHDSDARTVPVPLHDEVDMGTLRSIAEQAGAKDFEEFCAWIERNS, encoded by the coding sequence ATGGCACACGGACCGTTTTCCGGCAAGGAGATCGTGAAGGCGATGGTGAACAGCGGTATCTACGAGTGGGACCGAACGAACGGGGACCACGCGATTCTCCGCTGGGAACCGCCCGCAGACCACGATTCGGACGCGCGCACTGTTCCGGTCCCGCTGCATGACGAGGTCGATATGGGGACCTTGCGGAGCATCGCCGAGCAGGCCGGCGCAAAGGATTTCGAAGAATTCTGTGCGTGGATCGAGCGTAATAGTTAG
- a CDS encoding DUF7537 family lipoprotein, producing MIIIGLFMLVGGMAVSGVLPGLDSTPLTGTSDSAAEGGVPDGAFGPSVNSTALRQAHADRLNEAGSFTFTEEYSVESTSADGPSRDETITATFDLESEQSLIEISTADFGRVAYGTSTESYERIELSSEEPRYQVPDRDIGPDAYLDSGLLGELETMETEHREIETGHVYTASGVDAVSDGFLDADVDSFRSFEFEAIVSDQGVLTEFSYRVVLEDGGEVITVTRSGEITDIGSTEVREPGWLGDARAATN from the coding sequence GTGATTATCATCGGCCTATTCATGCTTGTCGGGGGCATGGCCGTGTCTGGGGTCCTGCCCGGGCTGGATAGCACTCCACTTACTGGGACAAGCGACTCGGCTGCGGAGGGTGGTGTTCCCGATGGGGCGTTCGGGCCCTCGGTAAATTCGACAGCGTTGCGCCAAGCACACGCCGACAGACTCAACGAAGCCGGCTCGTTCACATTTACTGAGGAGTATAGCGTTGAAAGTACCAGTGCGGACGGGCCATCGAGAGATGAAACGATCACCGCCACGTTCGATCTTGAGAGCGAGCAGTCACTGATTGAAATTTCGACTGCGGACTTCGGGCGGGTCGCATACGGAACGAGTACTGAAAGTTACGAACGAATTGAACTTTCCTCGGAGGAGCCACGGTATCAAGTTCCCGACCGAGATATCGGCCCTGACGCATACCTCGATTCAGGGCTACTGGGCGAGTTGGAGACAATGGAGACGGAGCATCGGGAGATCGAGACGGGCCACGTGTATACGGCGAGCGGTGTTGATGCCGTCTCAGATGGATTCCTTGATGCGGATGTGGATTCGTTCCGATCGTTCGAATTCGAGGCTATCGTGTCCGATCAAGGCGTTCTCACGGAGTTCTCGTATCGAGTGGTGCTCGAGGATGGCGGTGAGGTAATCACCGTTACACGATCGGGCGAAATCACGGATATCGGATCCACTGAAGTGCGCGAACCGGGGTGGCTTGGTGATGCCCGTGCCGCCACGAACTAA
- a CDS encoding creatininase family protein, producing the protein MSFRRSVTLEEMVWPAVESTLENGNRTAIVAVGSIEQHGPHLPLNMDTLDGDELSRRIASELGDAIAAPTIRPGCSGHHMEFPGTITVPPETLMDVIRSYCRSLDEHGFEHIALVPTHGGNFGPVKTVAPEIAREIDAAVIPLADLDEHMQLLNEGLSRAGIEYDQDVIHAGAAETAIMLAINDDLVRMDALDPGPEGEFSPARLLSEGFKSITENGVLGDPTEATAEAGEIVIETVVEKYADHIKTERRAV; encoded by the coding sequence ATGTCTTTTCGCCGATCAGTAACCCTCGAGGAGATGGTATGGCCAGCTGTCGAATCCACTCTCGAAAACGGCAATCGAACGGCGATTGTCGCCGTCGGTTCGATCGAACAACACGGCCCTCACCTGCCGTTGAACATGGATACGCTGGACGGTGACGAACTCTCACGTCGCATCGCGTCGGAACTGGGCGATGCCATCGCTGCTCCAACAATCCGCCCTGGGTGTTCAGGTCATCATATGGAGTTTCCCGGGACGATTACGGTCCCCCCGGAGACACTCATGGACGTAATCCGGTCGTACTGTCGGTCTCTCGACGAGCACGGGTTCGAGCATATCGCTCTCGTCCCGACGCACGGTGGAAACTTCGGTCCGGTGAAGACTGTGGCCCCAGAAATCGCCCGCGAAATCGATGCCGCTGTGATTCCGCTTGCCGATCTCGATGAACACATGCAATTGCTGAACGAGGGACTCAGTAGGGCTGGCATCGAGTACGATCAAGACGTGATTCACGCCGGAGCTGCCGAGACGGCGATAATGTTAGCAATCAATGATGACCTCGTCAGGATGGATGCTCTCGACCCCGGGCCAGAAGGAGAATTCTCCCCAGCACGCCTGCTCAGCGAGGGCTTCAAGTCAATCACCGAGAACGGTGTTCTCGGCGACCCGACCGAAGCGACTGCCGAGGCAGGAGAAATAGTCATCGAGACGGTCGTAGAGAAGTACGCCGACCACATCAAAACCGAGCGCAGGGCAGTCTAA
- a CDS encoding DUF4112 domain-containing protein: protein MPADFESRFDVDYEGELPASLDEAALKRMETVAYILDESVRVPGIGFRIGIDPVLGALPVAGDVVSGAFSLYIVAESAYLGVTFTTLMEMLANITIDVAGGSIPYVGTVIDALWKANKRNVALALEDLAEAVETDGSGDRTGGGVEIPVEPDN from the coding sequence ATGCCCGCGGACTTCGAATCCCGCTTCGATGTCGACTACGAGGGTGAACTACCGGCGAGCCTCGACGAAGCGGCTCTCAAGCGGATGGAGACGGTCGCGTATATACTCGACGAGAGTGTGCGCGTTCCCGGCATCGGTTTCCGCATCGGAATCGACCCCGTTCTGGGAGCACTCCCCGTTGCTGGCGACGTGGTGAGTGGCGCCTTCTCCTTGTACATCGTCGCCGAGTCGGCGTACCTCGGAGTCACCTTCACGACACTTATGGAGATGCTCGCCAACATCACCATCGACGTGGCGGGTGGATCCATCCCCTACGTCGGTACTGTGATCGACGCGCTCTGGAAGGCGAACAAACGCAACGTCGCGCTCGCACTGGAGGACCTCGCCGAAGCGGTGGAGACGGACGGGTCTGGCGACAGGACAGGCGGCGGCGTCGAAATCCCCGTCGAACCTGACAACTGA
- a CDS encoding PQQ-binding-like beta-propeller repeat protein, producing MSPRKPADRPDTESGRLKSQSPVSRRTALQSFGILFAGIGSGCIGESGPSSDRIRWRKSIRGRPLLDGETLYVMDRLTLHAPSATDGSSQWTAEYSESDFDRQLCLGSDITVDTDRIYVPGCDGLRAPRRSDGKQAWFVGSSLRLGVGLGDGQVYANAEDLLAIDTDSGDVVWRADTSGDRLTTPAATANGVVFTNRVDGVVTAFDLDGERRRQYRTDTETRSPTVADDTVYVATSTEPGRTGRLFALNRVDGSVRWAVDTPSPKRGTRPVVDDDSVYLGCSGREHGTLVVLDRSDGSERWSFTDENSTVYELAVTADVVYAGSNDNHVYAFSRTGETLWQLETNSVVGTVVAGVNLLYAANNERLFAVDLS from the coding sequence ATGTCTCCACGAAAGCCTGCCGACCGACCGGATACTGAATCCGGACGGCTCAAGTCTCAGTCTCCGGTTTCCCGCAGAACTGCCCTCCAGTCCTTCGGTATCCTCTTCGCTGGTATTGGTTCCGGGTGTATCGGTGAGTCTGGCCCATCCTCCGATCGGATCCGCTGGCGCAAGAGTATTCGTGGCCGACCGCTCCTCGACGGGGAGACACTCTACGTCATGGACCGACTGACGCTCCACGCGCCCTCAGCTACCGATGGGAGCTCACAGTGGACAGCCGAGTACAGCGAGAGCGACTTCGATCGGCAGCTCTGTCTCGGCAGTGACATCACCGTCGATACGGACCGAATCTACGTTCCCGGTTGCGACGGACTCCGTGCCCCCCGGCGCTCGGACGGCAAACAGGCTTGGTTCGTCGGATCATCACTCAGACTGGGTGTCGGCCTCGGCGACGGGCAGGTGTACGCCAATGCCGAGGATCTACTCGCCATCGATACCGACAGTGGTGATGTCGTCTGGCGGGCGGATACGAGCGGTGACCGTCTCACGACACCGGCCGCGACGGCAAACGGCGTTGTCTTCACTAATCGTGTCGACGGGGTCGTTACAGCGTTTGACCTCGATGGCGAGCGACGGCGGCAGTATCGGACCGATACTGAGACGCGGAGCCCGACGGTTGCGGACGACACCGTCTACGTGGCTACGTCGACCGAGCCGGGACGGACAGGGAGACTGTTTGCGCTGAACCGTGTGGACGGCTCCGTTCGATGGGCAGTCGACACGCCGTCACCGAAACGTGGAACACGTCCAGTCGTCGACGACGATTCGGTGTATCTCGGCTGTAGCGGACGGGAGCACGGGACGCTCGTCGTGCTCGACCGCTCGGACGGCTCCGAACGGTGGTCGTTCACGGACGAGAACAGCACTGTGTACGAACTCGCCGTGACTGCCGACGTGGTGTACGCTGGATCGAACGACAACCACGTCTATGCGTTCTCGCGGACGGGTGAAACCCTGTGGCAACTTGAGACGAACAGCGTCGTCGGGACGGTCGTCGCGGGGGTGAATCTCCTCTACGCGGCGAACAACGAACGGCTCTTCGCTGTCGACCTGTCGTAA